The following are from one region of the Candidatus Trichorickettsia mobilis genome:
- the lepA gene encoding translation elongation factor 4: MTNQNYIRNFSIIAHIDHGKSTLADRLIEYCGGLSQREMSQQVLDSMDIEKERGITIKAQTVRLHYKAKDGNIYYLNLMDTPGHVDFAYEVSRSLAACEGSLLVVDASQGVEAQTLANVYQAIDNNHEIIPVLNKIDLPAAEPDQVKQQIEDVIGIDASNALMISAKSGIGIVEVLEAIVNRLPAPKGNSAGSLKALLVDSWYDPYLGVVILVRIVDGVLRKGSRIIMMSTNAVYNLENVGYFTPKKHLSDILHAGEIGFFTASIKTVADCKVGDTITDEKNPCTSALPGFKPNLPVVFCGLYPTDSSQFEYLKDSLNKLRLNDASFEFEPETSTALGFGFRCGFLGLLHLEIIQERLEREFDLDMITTAPSVVYKVHLRDGNILEIHNPADLPPVQNIETIEEPWIKATIMVPDSFLGAVLALCTDKRGIQVELTYVAARAMLVYRLPLNEIVYDFYDRLKSCSKGYASFDWHLDGYAESDLIKLSILVNSEPVDALAIIVHRSRAESRGRELCKRLRDLIPQQLFQIAIQAAIGSRIIARETVKALRKDVLAKCYGGDISRKRKLLDKQKAGKKRMRNIGNIEIPQSAFIAALKIGDE, from the coding sequence ATGACTAATCAGAATTATATTAGAAATTTTTCAATTATTGCCCATATTGATCATGGCAAGTCAACCTTAGCTGACAGATTAATTGAGTATTGCGGCGGTTTATCACAAAGAGAAATGAGTCAACAAGTACTCGACTCTATGGATATTGAAAAAGAACGCGGCATTACTATTAAAGCTCAAACCGTACGCCTACATTATAAAGCTAAAGATGGCAATATTTATTATCTTAACCTCATGGATACTCCTGGTCATGTTGATTTTGCGTATGAAGTTAGCAGGTCTCTAGCAGCTTGTGAAGGTTCACTATTAGTAGTTGATGCTAGTCAAGGTGTAGAAGCACAAACTCTTGCCAATGTTTATCAAGCTATCGATAATAACCATGAAATTATTCCAGTACTTAATAAAATTGATTTGCCGGCAGCTGAACCAGATCAAGTAAAACAACAAATAGAAGATGTAATTGGCATTGATGCTAGTAATGCTCTAATGATTTCTGCAAAAAGTGGTATTGGTATTGTTGAAGTACTTGAAGCCATTGTTAACAGATTACCGGCGCCTAAAGGTAATTCTGCTGGAAGTTTAAAAGCATTGCTAGTTGATAGCTGGTATGACCCCTATCTTGGAGTAGTGATTCTAGTTCGAATTGTCGATGGTGTACTACGTAAGGGTAGCCGAATTATAATGATGTCTACTAATGCAGTCTATAATCTTGAAAATGTCGGCTATTTTACTCCTAAGAAACATTTATCTGATATACTTCATGCTGGAGAAATAGGTTTTTTCACCGCTTCAATAAAAACTGTCGCTGACTGTAAGGTAGGCGACACTATTACTGATGAAAAAAATCCTTGTACTAGCGCTCTTCCTGGCTTTAAACCTAACTTGCCGGTAGTCTTTTGTGGATTATACCCAACTGATAGTTCACAATTTGAGTATCTTAAAGATTCTTTAAATAAACTACGGCTTAATGATGCAAGTTTTGAATTTGAACCAGAGACTTCTACTGCCCTTGGTTTTGGTTTTAGATGTGGTTTCTTAGGATTATTACATCTGGAAATTATCCAAGAAAGATTAGAGCGTGAATTTGATCTTGATATGATTACTACTGCTCCAAGCGTAGTATATAAAGTACATCTTCGTGATGGTAATATATTAGAGATTCATAACCCAGCTGATTTACCGCCAGTACAAAATATTGAGACTATTGAGGAACCATGGATTAAAGCAACAATTATGGTTCCTGATAGTTTTTTAGGAGCAGTCTTAGCTTTATGCACTGATAAAAGAGGTATACAGGTAGAATTAACCTATGTTGCCGCGAGAGCAATGCTCGTATATAGGCTACCATTAAATGAAATAGTATATGATTTTTATGATCGCCTAAAAAGCTGTTCCAAAGGTTACGCTAGCTTTGACTGGCATCTAGATGGTTATGCAGAGAGTGATTTGATAAAATTATCAATTTTAGTCAATAGTGAACCGGTTGATGCTCTAGCTATTATTGTTCACCGTTCACGTGCTGAGAGTCGTGGTCGTGAATTATGCAAGCGCCTTAGGGATTTAATCCCACAACAACTATTTCAGATTGCCATTCAAGCAGCAATCGGCAGCAGAATTATTGCTCGTGAGACAGTCAAAGCACTACGTAAAGATGTCTTAGCAAAATGTTATGGTGGTGATATTAGCCGTAAACGAAAATTACTTGATAAGCAAAAAGCTGGTAAAAAACGGATGCGCAATATTGGTAATATTGAAATCCCTCAGTCAGCTTTTATTGCGGCATTAAAAATTGGTGATGAATGA
- the miaB gene encoding tRNA (N6-isopentenyl adenosine(37)-C2)-methylthiotransferase MiaB, with product MSKNLFIKTYGCQMNVYDSIRMQDLLIPFGYQTTEDIETADMVILNTCHIREKAAEKMYSELGRIKKLKDRKKKSSNNNIIIAVAGCVGQAEGDEIFERAPYVDIVVGPQSYHTLPELLTKIARHEKNVIELDFILEEKFDKLPEQMSVQGASSIVSVQEGCDKFCTFCVVPYTRGAEFSRPVAQIYREVLQLASSGAKEVTLLGQNVNAYHGRSIDDNICSLADLINHIAQIPSLKRIRYTTSHPIDMTEDLILLHATEPKLMPFLHLPIQSGSDKILKAMNRKHDRNYYLSIINRLRELRADIVFSSDFIVGFPGETEEDFADTMDLVKKVRYGQCYSFKYSPRPGTPAAIKPQVPESVKAERLAILQQEINAQQLAFNQQCVGKVLPVLFDRDGKFSKQIIGKTPYMQSVHITNQDESLYGKIVDIQITKALPSSLAGEYIS from the coding sequence ATGAGTAAAAATCTCTTTATTAAAACCTACGGATGCCAAATGAATGTCTACGATTCCATCAGAATGCAAGACTTATTAATACCATTCGGTTATCAAACCACAGAAGATATTGAAACAGCAGATATGGTGATTCTTAATACTTGCCATATTCGTGAAAAAGCTGCTGAAAAAATGTATTCTGAACTTGGACGTATTAAAAAATTAAAAGATCGAAAAAAGAAAAGTAGTAATAACAATATAATTATTGCTGTTGCTGGATGCGTAGGTCAAGCGGAAGGTGATGAAATTTTTGAAAGAGCTCCTTACGTAGATATAGTTGTTGGTCCACAATCATATCATACCTTACCTGAATTACTAACAAAAATAGCAAGACATGAAAAAAATGTAATTGAGTTAGATTTTATCTTGGAAGAAAAATTTGACAAACTACCAGAGCAGATGAGTGTACAAGGAGCTAGTTCTATAGTATCAGTACAGGAAGGTTGTGATAAATTTTGTACATTTTGTGTAGTACCATATACTAGAGGAGCAGAATTTTCACGCCCGGTAGCTCAGATTTATCGTGAAGTACTACAACTAGCTTCATCCGGTGCAAAAGAAGTAACTTTACTAGGCCAAAATGTCAATGCTTACCATGGTCGCAGTATAGATGATAATATTTGTAGTTTAGCTGATCTAATTAATCATATTGCACAAATTCCGTCTTTAAAAAGAATTCGTTACACTACTTCACATCCGATTGATATGACAGAAGATTTAATCTTGCTGCATGCAACTGAACCTAAATTAATGCCTTTCTTACATTTACCAATTCAATCAGGTTCAGATAAAATATTAAAAGCGATGAACCGTAAGCACGATCGTAATTATTACTTATCGATAATTAATCGTTTGCGTGAACTACGTGCTGACATAGTATTTTCTTCTGATTTTATTGTAGGGTTTCCTGGTGAAACTGAAGAAGATTTTGCGGATACTATGGATTTAGTTAAAAAAGTAAGATATGGTCAATGCTACTCTTTTAAATATAGCCCAAGACCAGGTACACCCGCAGCAATTAAACCTCAAGTACCGGAGTCTGTCAAAGCTGAAAGATTAGCTATTTTACAGCAAGAGATTAATGCTCAACAATTAGCATTCAACCAACAATGTGTAGGCAAAGTGCTGCCTGTATTATTTGATCGTGATGGCAAATTTAGCAAACAAATTATTGGCAAAACTCCTTATATGCAGTCGGTACACATCACTAATCAAGATGAGAGTTTATACGGAAAAATAGTAGATATTCAAATTACCAAAGCACTTCCAAGTAGCTTAGCTGGAGAATATATTAGTTAA
- a CDS encoding DMT family transporter codes for MQPNIKWWYYIIALIPPFMGSVSYVLSKYVINDEVSPISLLFYRWLVALIILTPFAIKHFLAEISNVWINIRILSIIAISGVTFFNLFVYYALQYTSSTNISIIVSVFPVLVLVFGIIISKEKPKKLQIYSIIFSFVGVVIIVIHGRVLYGLSELFNNIGDFIALAAAICWAIYVFAVKFKPNNLTFLSFIYATFAIGTMLIFPLYLIDVFYFKNILVLNLQNMSVIFCLGFCVSIIGMLSLNLSILKIGANLSAILFYSAPLFTAIMAVMILGEQFEFFHLIGIITILTGINLPLITRFFNNKNR; via the coding sequence ATGCAGCCTAACATAAAATGGTGGTATTATATTATTGCTTTAATCCCACCTTTTATGGGTTCTGTAAGTTATGTACTATCCAAATATGTAATAAATGACGAGGTTTCGCCTATCAGCTTATTGTTCTATAGATGGCTAGTTGCGCTTATCATTTTAACTCCTTTTGCCATTAAACATTTTCTTGCTGAAATTTCGAATGTATGGATTAATATTCGAATTTTATCTATTATTGCAATTTCTGGAGTAACGTTCTTTAATTTATTTGTTTATTATGCTCTGCAATATACTAGCTCTACTAATATTTCAATTATTGTCAGTGTTTTTCCGGTATTAGTATTGGTTTTTGGAATAATTATAAGTAAAGAAAAGCCAAAAAAGTTACAAATTTATTCAATTATATTTTCCTTTGTTGGTGTTGTAATTATTGTTATTCATGGACGTGTTTTATATGGTCTCTCTGAATTGTTTAACAATATAGGAGATTTTATAGCTCTTGCAGCGGCAATATGTTGGGCAATTTACGTATTTGCAGTCAAATTTAAGCCTAATAATTTAACTTTTCTTAGCTTTATATATGCTACCTTTGCTATAGGTACAATGTTGATTTTTCCTCTATATTTGATAGATGTGTTTTATTTTAAAAATATATTAGTATTAAACTTACAAAATATGAGTGTAATTTTTTGTTTAGGTTTTTGTGTCTCAATTATTGGAATGTTATCATTGAATCTTAGTATATTAAAGATTGGAGCAAATCTTTCTGCGATATTATTTTATTCAGCTCCATTATTTACAGCTATTATGGCAGTGATGATTTTAGGAGAGCAATTTGAGTTTTTTCATCTGATAGGTATAATAACTATTCTCACTGGTATTAATTTACCTTTGATAACTCGGTTTTTTAACAATAAGAATCGATGA
- a CDS encoding TolC family protein: MLKFIAAIVIIFVNLSALALDLQEAMTSAYNNNDAFKISRRTFINEIEQFPQALAGFLPDVSASVNSSNNKSKNIGQFATNASERKTLQNNLTVTQSIFSGGSGVAGLKAAQSAFKASRGKYYASEQQTLLDAIQAYLNYVEAQELYKVSESSVNSNKKQLEAVTERLKVGESTETELAGAKAGLAVAETNMLTSYANLQSLKANFIKMFGTEPVNTNMPTIPEGLPSTFDELSKRSLAANPSIDQVRHTINAAKANETVAKSTLLPQVNFQVQTGKTLYDPETPAGLFNSATANSKSVTSSVSVQIPLFTKGGADYSRIRQAKNSTRNTVLQLDDLLKQNNSNCVSSWENFVAAKSKITATTQGVEAAQISYDGTIEEEKVGSKSILDVLNAEDRLNKAKTDKVAAYKQYVLAAYQMKALIGQLTAKSLKLKVTYFEPEQEFKKAKMKIIGF; encoded by the coding sequence ATGCTTAAATTTATTGCTGCAATTGTGATAATATTTGTTAACCTATCGGCTCTAGCTCTTGATTTACAAGAAGCAATGACTAGTGCCTATAATAATAATGACGCATTTAAAATAAGTAGACGTACTTTTATCAATGAAATTGAACAGTTTCCTCAGGCTTTAGCTGGATTTTTACCAGATGTTTCTGCTTCAGTAAATTCAAGCAACAATAAAAGTAAAAATATTGGGCAATTTGCTACTAACGCCTCAGAACGCAAAACTTTGCAAAATAATCTTACCGTAACACAATCAATCTTCAGCGGTGGTAGTGGAGTGGCTGGGTTGAAAGCGGCACAATCTGCATTCAAAGCCTCACGTGGTAAATATTACGCCTCTGAACAGCAAACTTTACTTGATGCTATTCAGGCATATTTAAACTATGTAGAAGCACAGGAGCTATATAAAGTATCTGAATCTAGCGTTAATTCTAATAAAAAGCAATTAGAAGCCGTAACCGAAAGGCTAAAAGTTGGAGAATCAACAGAAACTGAATTAGCCGGCGCTAAAGCAGGTCTGGCAGTAGCTGAAACTAATATGCTAACCTCATATGCTAATTTACAATCACTTAAAGCAAATTTTATCAAAATGTTTGGTACTGAACCTGTAAATACTAATATGCCAACCATACCAGAAGGCTTACCAAGCACATTTGATGAGTTGTCAAAAAGATCATTGGCTGCAAACCCTAGTATAGATCAAGTTAGACATACTATAAATGCTGCTAAAGCCAATGAAACTGTTGCTAAATCTACGCTATTGCCACAAGTAAATTTTCAAGTACAAACCGGAAAAACTTTATATGATCCAGAAACTCCTGCTGGCCTTTTCAATAGTGCAACTGCTAATTCTAAAAGCGTTACTTCCAGTGTATCAGTACAAATTCCACTTTTTACTAAAGGAGGAGCAGACTATTCCAGAATACGTCAAGCAAAAAATAGTACTCGTAATACAGTGCTGCAATTAGACGACTTATTGAAACAAAATAATTCTAATTGTGTTAGTAGTTGGGAAAATTTTGTTGCAGCAAAATCTAAAATTACCGCAACGACACAAGGAGTTGAAGCAGCACAAATTTCCTATGATGGCACTATCGAAGAAGAAAAGGTAGGCTCCAAATCAATATTAGACGTATTAAATGCAGAAGATAGGCTAAATAAAGCAAAAACAGATAAAGTTGCAGCATATAAGCAATATGTCTTAGCTGCATATCAAATGAAAGCTTTAATTGGACAGTTAACTGCAAAGAGTCTAAAATTAAAGGTAACTTACTTTGAGCCTGAGCAAGAATTTAAGAAAGCTAAGATGAAGATTATAGGATTCTAA
- a CDS encoding DUF2497 domain-containing protein, which produces MSVEEIIKSIRGIIDDHNNTNKLSADDVLELTEVIDTQKEEIAPTSIESSTQDKLISENSARDTTNTFKQFAKTAKVVVQENKRPKVTTIEELVVEMMRPQLKKWLDENLPKLVQELVEKEIRRLIPDDKE; this is translated from the coding sequence ATGTCAGTTGAAGAAATCATTAAATCAATTAGAGGAATAATTGATGATCATAATAATACCAATAAATTATCAGCAGACGATGTACTAGAGTTAACTGAAGTAATAGATACTCAAAAAGAAGAAATAGCTCCTACTTCCATAGAGAGCAGTACACAAGATAAATTAATTTCAGAAAACTCAGCTCGTGATACGACTAACACTTTTAAGCAATTTGCTAAAACTGCCAAAGTAGTCGTACAAGAAAATAAAAGACCTAAAGTCACTACTATTGAAGAATTAGTTGTAGAAATGATGAGACCACAGTTAAAAAAATGGTTAGATGAAAATTTACCGAAACTTGTGCAAGAATTGGTAGAAAAGGAAATTAGGAGATTAATTCCTGATGATAAAGAATAA
- a CDS encoding penicillin-binding protein 1A, whose product MLKLLSFYFKLLVMLSLVAIAVAVYIVYHYSKDLPDYSQLANYHPPSVTRIYSRDGKLIEEYAVEHRVFVPIGSIPHSLIEAFIAAEDKNFFTHPGVDIFGIIRAAITNISNMLQHRRVEGGSTITQQVVKNFLLTPERSLERKIKEAILSYMISQTFTKEQILELYLNQLYLGHSAYGVAAAAQSYFNKSVEELNLSESALLAGLPKAPSAFNPEKNYARAKERRDYVISRMLEDGYITQASALEAIASPITLVKRDRTETVTAGYYAEKVRDEAVQIFGKEDFYKGGLTIITALDTKIQACAEQALRHGIREYDRKHGFHGKITNINLEHWQTALAKMEKPPSLLEYELAVVLEVSDKHAKIGLQNSKISTIPLTEMQWTGSNLKSAKSLLNKGDVIIVEAIKNNHELYGLRQIPLVNGGIIVLNPTTGEVLASLGGYDFSTSKFDRATQALRQPGSLSKTFVYLAALENNVQPNKIFTDGPIEINQGVGMPSWRPKNYKGDFLGEVTMRTGLEKSRNLVTVRVAQTVGLNKVAEIIKRFGINNEPKKVYSMVLGSIETTLEKMTIAYAIIANSGKKVVPKYIALIKDRNGKVIYRNNTEKCEGCTIQHLQDSIPPIIISQEPRLITDEASAYQITSMLTGVVERGTAGKAKKLGKIIAGKTGTTNDSLDTWFIGFTPRIVVGTYVGYDTPKTLGRTATGSSVALPIFIHFMENAYTDIPTLAFKVPESIRLVNIDQRTGLPMTNTGSITEAFKIHDIINELPDFPIEDNDVFHNLPTKDQSQEIY is encoded by the coding sequence ATGCTTAAACTATTATCTTTTTATTTTAAATTATTGGTTATGCTAAGCCTAGTTGCTATAGCAGTCGCAGTATATATAGTATATCACTATTCCAAAGATCTGCCCGATTACTCACAGCTTGCAAATTATCACCCACCTTCTGTAACCAGAATTTATTCACGCGACGGAAAATTAATAGAAGAATATGCCGTTGAGCATCGAGTATTCGTTCCGATTGGCAGCATTCCGCATTCTTTAATTGAAGCTTTTATTGCTGCAGAAGACAAGAATTTTTTCACTCATCCGGGAGTTGATATTTTTGGCATTATTAGAGCTGCAATTACCAATATCTCCAATATGTTACAACATCGTCGAGTCGAGGGAGGATCTACAATTACCCAACAAGTAGTTAAAAACTTTTTATTAACGCCAGAACGTTCATTAGAACGTAAAATAAAAGAAGCAATTCTTTCTTATATGATTTCACAAACATTCACCAAGGAGCAAATTCTTGAACTTTATTTAAATCAATTATACCTTGGTCATTCTGCTTATGGCGTTGCTGCCGCAGCACAAAGCTATTTTAACAAATCAGTTGAAGAATTAAACTTAAGTGAATCAGCATTACTTGCCGGGCTACCAAAAGCACCGTCAGCATTTAATCCGGAGAAAAATTATGCTAGAGCAAAAGAACGTCGAGATTATGTGATCTCAAGAATGTTAGAAGACGGCTATATTACTCAAGCCTCTGCGCTTGAAGCGATTGCATCACCAATCACTTTAGTTAAACGTGATCGTACAGAAACAGTAACTGCTGGCTATTACGCTGAAAAAGTAAGAGATGAAGCTGTACAAATATTTGGCAAAGAAGATTTCTACAAAGGTGGGCTCACTATTATTACAGCATTAGATACTAAAATACAGGCTTGTGCTGAACAAGCACTAAGACATGGTATTAGAGAATATGATAGAAAACATGGTTTTCATGGTAAAATAACTAATATTAATCTTGAACACTGGCAAACTGCATTAGCTAAAATGGAGAAGCCACCTTCGCTGCTTGAATATGAATTAGCTGTAGTCTTAGAAGTCTCAGATAAACATGCGAAAATTGGTCTTCAGAATAGTAAAATTTCGACTATTCCATTAACAGAAATGCAATGGACGGGATCTAATTTAAAATCAGCCAAATCTTTATTAAATAAAGGCGATGTAATAATAGTCGAAGCTATTAAAAATAATCATGAGCTTTATGGCTTAAGACAGATTCCACTGGTAAACGGTGGCATTATAGTGCTAAACCCCACTACTGGCGAAGTATTAGCATCTCTTGGTGGTTATGATTTCAGCACCAGTAAGTTTGATCGTGCCACTCAAGCACTACGTCAACCAGGTTCATTAAGCAAGACTTTTGTCTATTTAGCAGCTCTGGAAAATAATGTTCAACCAAATAAAATCTTTACCGATGGTCCTATTGAAATAAATCAAGGTGTAGGTATGCCCAGCTGGCGTCCTAAAAATTATAAAGGAGATTTTCTCGGTGAGGTTACTATGCGTACTGGTCTTGAAAAATCAAGGAATTTGGTAACAGTAAGAGTAGCACAAACTGTAGGACTCAATAAAGTTGCCGAAATAATCAAAAGATTTGGCATTAATAACGAACCTAAAAAAGTATACTCCATGGTACTCGGCTCAATTGAAACTACATTGGAGAAAATGACAATAGCATATGCAATTATTGCTAATTCTGGTAAAAAAGTGGTGCCCAAATATATTGCATTAATTAAAGATCGTAATGGTAAGGTAATTTATCGCAACAATACCGAAAAATGCGAAGGTTGTACAATTCAGCACTTACAAGACAGTATACCGCCAATTATCATATCTCAAGAACCACGTTTAATTACTGATGAAGCAAGTGCCTACCAAATCACTTCAATGCTAACAGGTGTGGTTGAGAGAGGTACTGCCGGGAAAGCTAAAAAACTTGGTAAAATTATTGCTGGTAAAACAGGAACTACCAATGATAGTCTGGATACATGGTTTATTGGCTTTACTCCACGAATCGTAGTCGGAACTTATGTTGGTTACGATACCCCAAAAACATTAGGTCGAACTGCAACGGGATCTAGTGTAGCTTTACCAATTTTCATTCATTTTATGGAAAACGCTTATACTGACATTCCTACATTGGCATTTAAAGTACCGGAATCAATAAGATTAGTAAATATTGACCAGCGTACCGGTCTCCCTATGACTAACACAGGTAGCATTACTGAAGCTTTTAAAATCCACGATATTATCAATGAGTTACCTGACTTTCCTATTGAAGATAACGATGTATTTCATAATTTACCAACTAAAGATCAATCTCAGGAAATATATTAG
- the tsaD gene encoding tRNA (adenosine(37)-N6)-threonylcarbamoyltransferase complex transferase subunit TsaD — translation MTKILGIESSCDDTGAAVVAAPQQILSNIVISQNSEHAPFCGVVPEIAARKHLQNLEYAVQTALAEAKLDIENIDAIAATSGPGLIGGVIVGSMFARALASSLNKPFIAVNHLEGHALTARLSHGIPYPYLLLLVSGGHCQFVAVHALGHYKILGQTIDDAVGEAFDKVAKMLGLPFPGGPEIEKLAKLGDPYKYTFPKPIINQNNCDMSFSGLKTAVRTLLSSLDLQNQQTINDLAASFQYTVGEILSIKLMKAITLYQQLTNSPPTKTIVIAGGVAANQYINNILRESAATVDYTLVAPPIKLCTDNAAMIAYAGLERFNAGLTNGKDFCPRARWSLEELSEERS, via the coding sequence TTGACAAAAATTCTTGGCATTGAATCCAGCTGTGATGATACTGGAGCCGCAGTAGTTGCTGCTCCACAACAAATTTTATCCAATATAGTAATTTCACAAAATAGTGAACATGCACCTTTTTGTGGTGTAGTACCAGAAATAGCGGCAAGAAAGCATCTACAAAATTTGGAATATGCGGTGCAAACGGCATTGGCAGAGGCAAAATTAGATATTGAGAATATTGATGCTATTGCTGCCACCTCTGGTCCTGGTTTAATTGGTGGCGTTATCGTCGGTTCAATGTTTGCTCGAGCTTTAGCCTCAAGTTTAAATAAACCGTTTATTGCGGTTAATCATTTGGAAGGACATGCGTTGACTGCACGCCTAAGTCATGGGATTCCATATCCTTATCTGTTGTTACTGGTTTCTGGAGGCCATTGTCAATTTGTAGCAGTTCATGCTTTGGGGCACTATAAAATTTTAGGTCAGACTATTGATGATGCTGTTGGAGAAGCATTTGATAAAGTGGCTAAGATGTTGGGATTACCATTTCCTGGCGGTCCTGAAATTGAAAAATTGGCTAAATTGGGTGATCCATATAAATATACCTTTCCAAAACCGATTATAAATCAGAATAATTGTGATATGTCCTTTTCAGGTTTAAAAACTGCAGTCCGGACGTTGTTATCTTCGCTTGATCTTCAAAATCAACAAACGATTAATGATTTAGCTGCAAGTTTTCAATATACTGTCGGTGAAATTTTATCTATTAAATTAATGAAAGCAATTACTCTTTATCAACAACTAACTAATTCACCGCCTACAAAAACTATTGTTATTGCTGGTGGAGTAGCTGCCAATCAGTATATTAACAATATTTTACGAGAAAGTGCTGCAACAGTAGATTATACACTAGTAGCACCACCGATAAAATTATGCACAGATAATGCTGCAATGATTGCTTATGCCGGGCTTGAAAGATTTAATGCCGGACTAACTAACGGTAAGGACTTTTGTCCGCGAGCAAGATGGAGTTTAGAGGAATTGAGTGAAGAGCGAAGCTAA
- the prfB gene encoding peptide chain release factor 2 (programmed frameshift) translates to MRAEIDNYCHKIEQSLALLRRSLDFDNAKLRLAELQTLSEDQNLWEAPEQAQKILKEKSELQDKLGAVEGLQADLTNNLELAQLATEENDESVLDQVQRELEQLSIVAEKLETACLFSGEADANNCFLDINAGAGGTESHDWASIMMRMYLRFAERLGFKTDIINLIAGEEAGIKSCTIKINGHQAYGWFKTESGVHRLVRISPFNAAGKRMTSFASCWVYPELDDDILITIDEKDLRIDTYRSSGAGGQHVNTTDSAVRITHLPTNIAVQCQSDRSQHKNKAEAFKMLRAKLYELELQKRAVAVNATNASKTEIGWGHQIRSYVLQPYQMVKDLRTNYETSNTQAVLDGDLEKFVAASLAASVGHLR, encoded by the exons ATGAGAGCAGAAATTGATAATTATTGCCATAAAATAGAGCAATCTTTAGCTTTACTACGGAGGTCACTT GACTTTGATAATGCTAAGTTAAGACTTGCTGAATTACAAACATTGTCTGAGGATCAGAATTTATGGGAAGCTCCCGAACAGGCGCAGAAAATTCTCAAAGAAAAAAGTGAGCTGCAAGATAAACTAGGTGCTGTTGAGGGATTACAGGCGGATTTAACCAATAATCTGGAATTAGCACAATTGGCTACTGAAGAAAATGATGAGTCGGTATTAGATCAGGTACAACGAGAGTTGGAGCAATTAAGCATTGTCGCTGAAAAACTTGAAACAGCCTGTCTATTTTCTGGAGAAGCTGATGCTAATAATTGTTTTTTAGATATTAATGCCGGTGCAGGCGGTACTGAAAGTCATGATTGGGCTTCTATAATGATGAGAATGTATTTGCGTTTTGCAGAGCGCCTGGGTTTTAAGACAGATATTATTAACTTAATTGCTGGGGAAGAAGCCGGCATCAAGTCATGTACCATCAAAATTAATGGTCATCAGGCTTATGGTTGGTTTAAGACTGAATCAGGAGTGCATAGGTTAGTACGTATATCACCATTTAATGCCGCTGGAAAAAGAATGACTAGTTTTGCTTCATGCTGGGTCTATCCGGAGTTAGATGATGATATCTTAATTACTATCGATGAGAAGGATTTAAGGATTGATACTTATCGTTCCTCTGGAGCTGGTGGGCAGCATGTTAATACTACCGATTCTGCAGTACGAATTACTCATTTACCAACTAATATAGCCGTGCAGTGCCAAAGTGATCGATCACAGCATAAGAATAAAGCAGAAGCCTTTAAAATGCTTAGAGCTAAATTATACGAGTTAGAATTGCAAAAAAGAGCAGTTGCAGTAAATGCAACCAATGCCAGCAAAACTGAAATAGGGTGGGGGCATCAGATTAGATCATATGTTTTGCAACCTTACCAGATGGTTAAAGATCTACGAACAAATTATGAGACTTCTAATACTCAAGCTGTACTTGACGGTGATTTGGAAAAGTTTGTAGCGGCGAGTCTTGCTGCTAGTGTTGGTCATTTGAGGTAA